In Acaryochloris marina S15, a single genomic region encodes these proteins:
- a CDS encoding alpha/beta hydrolase: MVKGLTFSAVASISATSLIAPTASVQAAEKVIFTYNQFGQSLSIDELETFAETGKASSKLKFFLNVSGQDPETARQFMTKSLKVNLRTADKILTILPGEYALFQAGQVIHTPSRKANMQALRSAILLSLSDDNQISFLEFLQKYPTSQLTVDGVRVAKVAGTIDGLIGTAEQASDGTGPLAVAKDILSSFICDCQTNPAAIR; encoded by the coding sequence ATGGTTAAAGGTCTCACTTTTTCTGCTGTCGCCTCCATCTCGGCGACTAGTTTGATCGCGCCGACTGCATCTGTGCAGGCTGCAGAAAAAGTTATCTTTACTTACAATCAGTTTGGTCAATCTCTGAGTATTGATGAGTTAGAAACCTTTGCTGAGACTGGCAAAGCATCTTCCAAACTCAAATTCTTCCTGAATGTATCAGGGCAAGATCCAGAAACCGCCCGCCAATTTATGACCAAAAGTCTCAAGGTCAACTTGCGTACGGCTGATAAAATTTTGACGATATTACCTGGAGAATATGCCCTCTTTCAAGCAGGGCAAGTCATTCATACCCCCAGCCGCAAAGCCAATATGCAGGCCCTTCGGTCAGCTATCCTGCTCTCTCTAAGTGATGATAATCAAATTTCTTTTTTAGAGTTTTTGCAGAAGTACCCCACCTCCCAACTCACCGTTGATGGTGTTCGAGTGGCTAAAGTGGCTGGAACCATTGATGGCCTCATCGGCACTGCCGAACAAGCATCGGATGGCACCGGACCTCTAGCTGTGGCGAAAGATATTTTGAGTAGTTTTATCTGCGACTGCCAGACTAATCCAGCAGCGATTCGCTAA
- a CDS encoding alpha/beta hydrolase, producing MKTAFQALLSWGVIGLTTISTSFFATQTQAAESIFVRYKNTEVTVTRSELDDFSNTGELPTSLKKLLETDLELPGIVRKALSEQITVPTFLQSFLEGSNGEFLLFKLDQTISSTSGRTEDGLESLKTAVLNSIEDERISFMEIIDKYPQNTIRVDVTNLEGTYTQVSGFVEKTLPALEVAKDVLSDFVCDCKTTQASSSKDSQATYQAEKVSDNCAEEKPTMTVSVNSNSPEEQSSAKSTPSMLQAPTSTTQTPASSAQAQ from the coding sequence ATGAAAACTGCGTTCCAAGCCCTACTCTCTTGGGGAGTTATCGGTCTAACAACCATTAGTACTTCATTTTTTGCGACTCAAACACAAGCTGCTGAGAGTATATTTGTCCGCTATAAAAACACCGAAGTAACAGTGACTCGCAGCGAACTGGATGACTTCAGCAATACGGGAGAACTTCCTACATCGTTGAAAAAGCTACTAGAAACCGATCTAGAACTCCCAGGAATTGTCCGTAAAGCACTTTCTGAACAAATCACTGTACCTACTTTTTTACAAAGTTTTCTGGAAGGCTCTAATGGAGAATTTCTACTCTTCAAGCTTGATCAGACTATTTCTAGCACATCTGGCAGAACAGAAGATGGGCTCGAATCCCTGAAAACAGCGGTCCTTAACTCCATTGAGGATGAGCGAATTTCCTTTATGGAAATTATCGATAAATATCCCCAGAACACCATTCGAGTTGATGTAACCAACTTAGAAGGCACTTACACCCAAGTCAGCGGCTTTGTCGAAAAAACATTACCGGCTCTAGAGGTTGCAAAAGACGTATTGTCAGACTTTGTTTGCGATTGTAAAACAACACAAGCGTCCTCCAGCAAAGATTCACAAGCAACCTATCAAGCCGAGAAGGTGTCTGATAATTGTGCAGAAGAAAAACCCACAATGACTGTGTCGGTAAACAGCAATTCACCAGAAGAGCAATCCAGTGCCAAGTCTACTCCGTCAATGCTTCAAGCTCCGACCTCCACAACTCAAACACCTGCTAGTTCAGCTCAAGCTCAATAG
- a CDS encoding histidine phosphatase family protein, with translation MGLQVYFLRHGETPFSISGGFCGELDLELTDPGKAMAEEFARAYAHMPWQAIFTSPMKRTAATAAPLCKALGMEPQVRAGLREMSFGDWEEKARDEVKSQYLEDYIRWMTEPAWNSPPGGGETAVEVANRAMSVMAEIEDTCSNGPVLVVSHKTTIRIILCQLLGIDLGRYRDRIDCLAGSISIVKFDEHGPLLQRLGDRAYMSDALQERLGT, from the coding sequence ATGGGACTACAGGTCTATTTTTTACGGCATGGTGAGACGCCATTTAGTATAAGCGGTGGATTCTGCGGTGAACTTGATCTAGAGTTAACCGACCCAGGTAAAGCAATGGCTGAGGAGTTTGCCCGAGCCTATGCCCACATGCCCTGGCAGGCTATTTTTACCAGCCCCATGAAACGCACAGCTGCAACGGCGGCCCCCCTTTGCAAGGCATTGGGGATGGAGCCACAGGTCCGAGCAGGTCTGCGAGAAATGAGTTTTGGTGATTGGGAAGAGAAGGCACGGGATGAAGTCAAATCACAATACTTAGAAGACTACATTCGCTGGATGACTGAGCCTGCCTGGAATTCTCCACCGGGTGGAGGAGAAACAGCGGTTGAGGTGGCCAATCGAGCCATGTCAGTGATGGCAGAAATCGAAGACACCTGTAGTAATGGACCGGTACTTGTGGTGTCCCACAAAACAACGATCCGGATTATCCTGTGCCAACTGTTAGGCATAGATTTAGGACGATATCGCGATCGCATTGACTGTTTGGCAGGCTCCATCAGCATTGTGAAATTTGATGAGCATGGTCCCCTATTGCAACGGTTAGGAGATCGGGCTTATATGTCCGATGCTTTGCAAGAACGACTTGGCACTTAA
- a CDS encoding site-2 protease family protein, with the protein MNSNFRLGSLFGIPFYLNASWFLVLAFFSWTYGNGLAAQFPELIGIGPWLLGFGTALLLFSSVLAHELGHSLVAMQQGIEVKSISLFLFGGLASLEEESKTPSGAFAIAIAGPAVSVLLWALLSYGGMMLPSGPIAAIVGFLATINLFLALFNMIPGLPLDGGNVLKAAVWKFTGNRYRGIRIAARAGQVVGGVAIASGILSLSVWNALIGWFLYQNAGRAFQSSKLQEELSRYTAADVVTEGEFVIELNDSLRQLANQAIPYQGKVSKFLVVDEKGQLVGSVNLEDLNTVPTMKWPQVSVQEILQPTVLPPVVQSNQSLLDIVALLDKEKLQTIAVVNESGVLMGLLEKVAIRHRLQQSMATASA; encoded by the coding sequence ATGAACAGTAACTTTAGACTAGGTAGCCTCTTTGGCATCCCTTTCTATCTCAATGCATCATGGTTTCTGGTGTTAGCGTTTTTTTCTTGGACCTATGGCAATGGTCTAGCTGCTCAGTTTCCAGAGTTAATCGGGATTGGACCCTGGCTCCTAGGCTTTGGAACAGCACTTTTGCTGTTTAGTTCGGTACTCGCCCATGAACTCGGTCATAGCCTGGTGGCGATGCAACAAGGAATTGAGGTTAAGTCCATTTCACTCTTTCTGTTTGGTGGACTCGCCAGTCTAGAGGAAGAATCTAAAACACCTTCAGGGGCATTTGCTATTGCCATCGCCGGTCCTGCCGTCAGCGTTCTCCTTTGGGCGCTCCTCTCCTATGGAGGCATGATGCTGCCTAGCGGCCCGATTGCTGCCATCGTTGGGTTTCTCGCCACGATTAACCTATTCCTTGCTTTGTTCAATATGATTCCAGGCCTACCCTTAGATGGTGGAAATGTTCTAAAAGCAGCGGTGTGGAAGTTTACGGGCAATCGCTATCGAGGCATCAGAATCGCAGCCCGCGCTGGACAGGTTGTGGGTGGTGTTGCGATCGCATCCGGTATCCTGAGTCTCAGTGTCTGGAATGCACTGATTGGTTGGTTCTTGTACCAAAATGCAGGGCGAGCGTTCCAATCTTCTAAGCTTCAGGAAGAGCTGAGTCGATACACTGCAGCAGATGTGGTGACCGAAGGTGAGTTTGTGATTGAACTCAATGATTCCCTCCGACAGCTTGCCAATCAGGCTATCCCTTATCAGGGTAAGGTTTCTAAGTTTCTCGTCGTCGATGAGAAAGGACAGCTCGTGGGGTCCGTCAACTTAGAAGATCTGAATACTGTTCCCACTATGAAATGGCCCCAAGTGTCAGTCCAAGAAATCTTACAGCCAACGGTACTCCCCCCTGTCGTGCAGTCCAATCAATCACTGCTAGATATTGTGGCTCTTCTGGACAAAGAAAAACTGCAAACCATAGCGGTGGTTAACGAAAGTGGGGTGCTGATGGGTTTGCTAGAAAAAGTAGCCATCCGTCATCGTCTTCAGCAAAGTATGGCTACAGCATCAGCTTGA
- a CDS encoding universal stress protein: protein MGYTRILAAIDASSLRSIVYEQALETAQLHQAELLLLHTIEADISASSGTPLDTGYLSPSVVDLQMAQQAWEVQLADATQWLQEFCQIAEQQGVKATFEAELGNPGYQVCDRARDWQADLIVVGRHGRTGLTELILGSVSNHVVHHASCSVLVIQGEETVVDVSD, encoded by the coding sequence ATGGGATACACTCGCATTCTGGCAGCAATAGATGCTTCATCTTTGCGATCGATTGTGTATGAGCAGGCTTTGGAAACGGCTCAACTTCACCAAGCTGAGTTATTGCTGTTGCATACTATTGAAGCGGATATTAGTGCATCGTCGGGAACGCCTCTCGATACTGGTTACCTCTCTCCATCTGTGGTGGATCTGCAGATGGCTCAGCAAGCTTGGGAGGTGCAACTTGCAGACGCAACACAATGGCTCCAGGAATTTTGCCAAATTGCAGAACAGCAAGGCGTGAAGGCAACCTTTGAAGCTGAGTTGGGAAATCCAGGGTATCAAGTGTGCGATCGCGCTCGGGATTGGCAGGCTGACTTAATCGTTGTAGGACGACATGGCCGCACTGGCTTAACTGAACTCATATTGGGAAGTGTCAGCAATCACGTCGTTCACCATGCCTCTTGTTCCGTCTTGGTGATTCAGGGAGAAGAAACGGTTGTGGACGTGTCCGACTAA